One segment of Massilia sp. Se16.2.3 DNA contains the following:
- a CDS encoding XrtA/PEP-CTERM system amidotransferase: protein MCGIVGIFDPRGTRVFDRGALERMNQTQFHRGPVEGDVYLEPGVGFGHRRLSIIDLAAGQQPLFNEDHTIVTVFNGEIYNFRELTAELTSLGHTFRTHSDTETIVHAWEQWGEDCVQHLRGMFAFAIWDRNQKIFFVARDHIGIKPLHYAFLPDGTFVFGSELKSLLSFPELPRVIEPRAVEEYFAYGYVPEPRTIFKDAFKLAPGYSLTLKVGANAANAKPRRWWDVPFKPHGAMTEKQMEEELVVRLREAVESQMEAEVPLGAFLSGGVDSSAIVAMMAGLSKEPVNTCSIAFNDAAFDESQWARQVAEQYKTNHQCETVDKDDYGLVDLLAGLYDEPYADSSAIPTYRVCELARKRVTVALSGDGGDENFAGYRRHRMAMGEQQVRSMLPLALRKPVFGFLGKAYPKADWAPRIFRAKTTFEALARDLTEGYFHGVSILVDRVRDQLFSDGFRSQLQGYRAVEVMRGHAAKAPTEDPLSIIQYIDMKTYLPGDILTKVDRASMAHALEVRVPLLDHKFVEWVSGLPSNSKLRNGEGKHIFKKALQPYLSDDILYRKKMGFSIPLASWLRGPLRESMKAAVLNPMLLDTGIFNRNYLQRMVDEHLAGTKDHSTALWAVLMFEAFLRKNGADSAGAAVQMDSPLIATAA, encoded by the coding sequence ATGTGCGGAATCGTAGGCATTTTTGACCCACGGGGCACGCGTGTATTCGACCGCGGCGCACTCGAACGGATGAACCAGACCCAGTTCCATCGCGGCCCTGTCGAAGGCGACGTGTACCTGGAACCGGGCGTGGGCTTCGGCCACCGCCGCCTGTCGATCATCGACCTCGCGGCCGGCCAGCAGCCGCTGTTCAACGAAGACCACACGATCGTCACCGTGTTCAACGGCGAGATCTACAATTTCCGCGAACTGACCGCCGAACTCACAAGCCTCGGCCACACCTTCCGCACCCATTCGGACACCGAGACCATCGTCCACGCATGGGAACAGTGGGGAGAAGACTGCGTCCAGCACCTGCGCGGCATGTTCGCCTTCGCCATCTGGGACCGCAACCAGAAGATCTTCTTCGTCGCGCGCGACCACATCGGCATCAAGCCGCTGCACTACGCCTTCCTGCCGGACGGCACCTTCGTGTTCGGCTCGGAACTCAAATCCCTGCTGTCCTTCCCCGAACTGCCGCGCGTGATCGAACCGCGCGCCGTCGAGGAATACTTCGCCTACGGCTACGTGCCCGAGCCGCGTACCATCTTCAAGGATGCCTTCAAGCTGGCGCCCGGCTACTCGCTGACGCTCAAAGTGGGTGCGAACGCGGCCAATGCGAAACCGCGCCGCTGGTGGGACGTGCCGTTCAAGCCGCATGGCGCGATGACGGAAAAACAGATGGAAGAAGAGCTGGTGGTGCGCCTGCGCGAAGCGGTCGAGAGCCAGATGGAAGCCGAAGTGCCGCTGGGCGCCTTCCTCTCGGGCGGCGTTGACTCCAGCGCCATCGTCGCCATGATGGCCGGCCTGTCGAAGGAGCCGGTGAATACCTGCTCGATCGCCTTCAACGATGCCGCGTTCGACGAGTCGCAGTGGGCGCGCCAGGTGGCCGAACAGTACAAGACGAATCACCAGTGCGAAACCGTCGACAAGGACGATTACGGCCTGGTCGACCTGCTGGCCGGCCTGTACGACGAGCCCTATGCCGACAGCTCGGCCATCCCGACCTACCGCGTCTGCGAGCTGGCTCGCAAACGCGTTACCGTTGCCCTGTCCGGCGATGGCGGCGACGAGAATTTTGCCGGCTACCGCCGCCACCGCATGGCGATGGGCGAGCAGCAGGTGCGTTCGATGCTGCCGCTGGCGCTGCGCAAGCCCGTGTTCGGCTTCCTGGGTAAAGCCTATCCGAAGGCCGACTGGGCGCCGCGCATCTTCCGCGCCAAGACGACTTTCGAGGCGCTGGCGCGCGACCTGACCGAGGGTTACTTCCACGGCGTGTCGATCCTGGTCGACCGCGTGCGCGACCAGCTGTTCTCGGATGGCTTCCGCAGCCAGCTGCAGGGTTACCGCGCGGTCGAGGTGATGCGCGGCCACGCCGCCAAGGCGCCGACCGAGGATCCGCTGTCGATCATCCAGTACATCGACATGAAGACTTACCTGCCGGGCGACATTCTTACCAAGGTCGACCGCGCCAGCATGGCGCACGCGCTGGAAGTGCGCGTGCCGCTGCTGGACCACAAGTTCGTCGAGTGGGTCTCGGGCCTGCCGTCGAATTCGAAACTGCGCAACGGCGAGGGCAAGCACATCTTCAAGAAGGCGCTGCAGCCCTACCTGTCCGACGACATCCTGTACCGCAAAAAAATGGGCTTCTCGATTCCGCTGGCGTCCTGGCTGCGCGGCCCGCTGCGCGAATCGATGAAGGCGGCGGTGCTGAACCCGATGTTGCTGGACACCGGCATCTTCAACCGCAACTACCTGCAGCGGATGGTCGACGAACACCTGGCCGGCACCAAGGACCACAGCACTGCGCTGTGGGCCGTGCTGATGTTCGAAGCTTTCCTGCGCAAGAACGGCGCCGACAGCGCCGGCGCCGCCGTCCAGATGG